In the genome of Bremerella sp. P1, the window TCTAGCGGAGACTTGCCGTCTCCTTCCAGATAGTTCATGAACTCCTGCCACTTGGCATCGTCGGCAACGATCAGTCGCCCGGATAAAGCCTTGCCGGGTTTGGGGGATACAAATTCCAAGAGTGGAAGTGTCACGTCCGGCTCGGTGGAAAGCTCGTGCTGAATGACGGTCCAGCCATCTTTCTGCAACTCCTTTTGCGTCGAAATCTCGGCGGCTTGAGACTCTTGCGGCCAACCAGCGAAGGACTTGGTTGCCAGAAGTTTCTTCCACTCGCCGAACATTTCGTTCCACTCGCCAGGCGACTCGGGTACCTTGGCGGGCTCAGCAGCAGCGACAAACGTCTCTTCGATCTTTGTGTTGATTTCATCCTCAGGCAGCGTGTCGAAGACCTTCAGCTCTTCGACCTCGAATTTGGGAACCGCAACATCCGTGATTGCTGGCGTATCTCCTTGGAGATGTTTTCGCAGCCAATAGAACGCCGGAATGCGAAGCGGCTGCGTGTCGGCATGACCGCCAGGCAGAATCGTTAGGGCCAGGTTTGGAGCTTTACCGTAAAGCTGGTAGATCTTGCGCGCTGCCAGGTGCGTCCGCTCGACCCCTTCCAGTGGGAAGATCGGGTCGTAGTCGGTGTTGGCGATCATCAATGGGCGGGGGGCAATTAGCGCCGGCAAGAGCGTGTAATCAAAGCCGTACGTGTTGACCCAGTACATGCAGTCGCAGTGCCCTGCGACCACACCGTTGACGACGTGATCTTCCAGGTCGGTGATACCGGCGACGGGGACGGCGACCTTAATGCGGTCATCGATCGCCGCGATGTACCAGCTGTAGGCTCCACCGCCACTACGCCCGGTGACGCCGATTTTCTCGGGATCAACGTCATCACGTGATTGCAGCAGATCGATCGACCGGACGCAGTTCCAGGCTTCGACGCCGGCCGGTGTGTAGCCTCGGTTGGTCCACCATTGGTGAGCGTCGTTGTAGAGACCTTTGTGCTTCCCTTCGATCTCACCGAGCTCCAACGAATCAATCGTCAGGCACACAAAGCCATGTCGGGCAAACCAGGCCCCGTGATGTTGATAGTGGGCCTTATTGCCGTAGCTGATGCCATCCTTCTTCACGCGACCGTGGCCGCAAACGTAAAGCACCGCCGGCAGCTTCCCTTCGACCTTAGCAGGGCGGTACAGGTTACCGGTGACGTACAGTCCTGGGCGCGATTGGAAGTGGATCTTCTCGACAATGATTCCGTCGCGTTCGATCGTGCCGGTGGTGGTCGCTTTCAGGTCGGTCTTTTCGGGCCAAGGCTCGAGCCCGAGCATTTCTTTCAGCTTCTCTCGGTACTCATCCTTCTTGGCTTCCCAGGCTTCCAGCGAGTCAATTTCTTGCAGTGGAGCATTGGTGACGCGTGTGGTTTCCGCTTGGAAATATTGTCGGATCTGCTTGTCGCCGAAAGATGCTTCGTCGGCGGAAACAAGCGGCGTGATCAAGAGACAAACGGCAGCGGCAACAGCGAAGCGCATCGGCAGGATCTCCAGAAAGAAGGTGTCAGGTGGGAGCTTCATCATGCCCCTTTCGAGCGACGGCGTCAAAAGGAATCTGGCAAGCTCCACGAAAAAAGACCAGGACTACCTGGGTAATCCTGGTCTTTTCTGATGTCACGAGTGATGTCAGGCAACTATTCGCCGAGAAGTTCTTTGATCTTCGGGGCAACGGCATCGGCCCACAGCTGGTAACCCTTCTCTTTTGGGTGCAGCAGGTCAGGCATGATTTCCTTGGGTAGCGTGCCGTCTTCGGTCAGGAAGACGTCGTTGATGTTCAGGAACGTAACGTAGTCCTTGTCCTGCATCGACTTCTCGATGATGGCGTTCGCGCCGTCGTTCAGCTTGCGGAGCTGATCTTCGGTCTTGGCGCCACGTGGGAAGATGGCCAGCAGCAGGACCTTCGTTTCCGGGTGCTTCTCGTGCAGCTTCTCAACGATTGCATTGACGCCGGCAGCCGTGTCTTCCGACTTCTCTTTGCGGTGACCGGTGTTGTTGGTACCGATCATGATGACAGCAACCTTCGGCTTATAGCCATCCAGTTCGCCGTGCTCGAAACGCCACAGAACGTGCTCGGTGCGGTCGCCGCCGTAGCCCAGGTTCAGAGGGCTCCACGCGCTGAAGTTATCGTCCCAGATCTTCTTGCCGGAACCTTCCCAGCCGTGAGTGATGGAATCGCCAATGAAGACGACGTCGATCTTCTCCGCGTCTTCGATCGCTTTGAGCTTTTCTTCGTGACGCTTAACCCACCAATCGCCACGCGGGACTGGTTTCAAGGCTTCGATCGGCTCTTTGGTCGCGGTATCCTCCGCAAAGGCCGGCACGGCCAGAACGAGGGAAAGCATCAAACAGGCAAAACAACGCATTGTCTATCTCCTGGGGGGAACTGTTGTGAATCTCAAGGTGAGTCGGCTCGGCGGGATTACGGTTTGCCGAATGGTCTAGTCTCTACGACGCAGCGGCGCAGGTCAATTCCTTGAGCCGTAATTGGCCAGTAAGGGAGCATTTCGGTACTTAATTGGCTAATCGGGCAGCGAAAACGGCTGGGCCGATTGACTAAAAAGGCCTTGTTCCTTACATTGTGGGGTTTCCAGATCAATCAAATTCGACGCCTAGAGTGTCGTTTCCCATTTACCTAAAGATATCTCACTAAAGGAACTGTCGCGTGCCGGTAATTAACGAGCGCCATCAGGAGTTGAAGCGTCGACGTCATCGCAAGAAGGTTTACGCTAAGTTCAAGGCCAAGATTGCTCAGAATCCATCCAATGACGAAAAGCGCAAGATGGCTCATAAGCTCCGCAAGCTGACGCCAGCCGCTGAAGAACTGATCCAACGCTGGGGCCTGGAAGCCTAATTGGCTCGGTCTTACTAGCGAACTCGAAAAAAGCGGAGTCTTATTGCTCCGCTTTTTTTCTGCGCAAACGTAGGTCTACGCAGGTGAATGGATAGGCTGCCATTTGTAGCGCGTCTCAGAGGGACGCCCTAGCTGGCGGATAGATGCTTCTCAATCGCCTGGAAGATCTCTTCCGGCTCGGTCATGCGTCCGGTCCCTTCGACGCGGCAGCTTTGCCAGCCGCTATCGGGGCCAATCATCTGCACGCCGTCTTCGATCAGTTGCTTTGCGTTCCGCTGAACGGCCGGATGAGCCCACATCTCTTTGTTCATTGCCGGGCACATCATGACGTCGCCTGTGAACGCGAGGTAGAGCGTGCTGAGCAGGTCGTCGGCCAGCCCTCCGGCGGCTTTGGCCATGAAGTCAGCCGAAGCAGGCACAATGCACAATAGATCTGCCCGGCGCGCAAGTTCAATGTGCGCGCCTAGCGGCATGGCATCGTCAAAGAGTTCTGTGTGCACTCGCTTCCCCGACAGCGCGGTGAGTGTCGCCGCGCCGACAAAGTGATAGGAAGCGTGGGTCATCACCACGGTGACGTCGACATCCGCTTTGACCAACTGGCTGACCAAAGCGGCCGTCTTGTAGGCGGCAATCCCGCCGGTGACGCCGATGATGACCTTTCGTTGGCTCACAGTTCGTCACTCATCATGGCATCGAACGACTTGATCATCACATCGCCGTCAGCAGCGGTGCGAAGTTCGTTCGTCGTGTCGAGGAAGATCTTGTCCTGCTTGATCTCTTCGAGGACGATTTCCATCTTGTTGTCGGAGTTGATTTCGACCAGCGGACGGCTCCCGGCGTTCAGGGCCACCAGACGCTTCTGGATCAGGGTCGACAGCTTAAAGCGACCACCAACCTTCTTGATGATGAATTCTTCTTTCAGTTCTTCGAGCATCGCTCCTCCTTTTCCTGACGGATAATGTCTGCAAGTTGTGCGGCGGTTTGGTCCGCAGCGCCAAGTTTGTTCACCACGTGGTGGCGATACCACTTGGACGCTTCCATCTCTTTCTTGGCCGTTTCCAGCCGCCGCTGGATGGCTTCTTCTGTTTCGGTGCCTCGGTCGCGGAGGCGGCGTTCTAATTCTTCGGCCGACTCGGGACTAAGGAAAATGGTGACTGCCGCTGGGTACTTCTCGGCAACCTTGGCGGCACCCTCGACGTCGATTTCCAACAGGACCGAAATGCCTTGGTTTAATCGAGCTTCGACTTCGCTACGCAGGGTTCCGTATAGGTGCCCTTTGCGGAAGACCTCGACATACTCCAGGAATTCGTCGCCCTCGATCCGCCGCTGAAAGTCTTCTTTGGGAAGGAAATGGTAGTCGATACCATTCTGCTCCCCGGCTCTCGGCTCGCGAGTCGTTGCGGAAATACTCAGTTCAATGGGTGGTTCACCCAATGCCAACAGCTTGCGCACCACGGTCGATTTGCCAACGCCTGAAGGCCCGGACAAGATGACCAAGTTGCCTGGTGTGCTTGCTGTCATATCACTCGATGTTTTGGATTTGCTCGCGGATCTTCTCGATAGCGGTCTTCATTTCGACCACGCCTCGGGCGATCTCGGCGTCGTTCGCCTTCGAGCCGATCGTGTTGGTCTCGCGAAAAATTTCCTGCGTCAGGAAGTCGAGCTTTCGCCCCGCGGACTCTTCCTGCGTGAGGAACTTTTCAAACTGACCCAGGTGGCTTTTGAGCCGGACGATCTCTTCGGAAATGTTCACGCGATCGGTGAAGATCGCCACTTCGCGAAGGAGTGTCGCCGGGTCGACCGTCACGTCGAACTCCTCGAGGACTTTGTTCACACGCTCGGTCATACGATCACGGTAGCCGTCGACCACCAGCGGTGACTTGGCTTCGATCGTTTCCAGGTGCGAGGCGATCGTCGCCAGGTTCTCGCGAAGATCTTTGGTGGTGTTCTCTCCCTCGGCACGACGCATGGTGTCGAACTTCTCGAGGGCCGCTTTCAGTGTCTTTTCAATTACCGGCCAGGCGTTGAACTGCTCGTCGTCGGTGTCGGTGTTCTCTTGCACCACGCCTGGCAGTTGCAGTACCGAATCGATATGGGGTGTTTCTGATAGCCCCACCTTCTCGCCGAGTTGCCGGATCTGCTGCATGTAGCTTTCCAGCACAGCCGTATCGATGCGGTACTTGTCGGCGGTCACGTCCTGCTTGATTCGCAAGTTGATCGTGATGGTGCCACGGTTGATAAACTTCCGCGTGACCCCTTCGATCTGTGATTCCAACCCACTGAACAATTCGTTGCCACGCACGGCCAGCTTGAAGTAGCGATTGTTCACCGAACGCACTTCGACCGAAACGGAAACGCCTTCCGCGTGCAGGTGGGCATCGCCATATCCGGTCATGCTCAGCAGCATGGTTTCTCTCTTCGCGAATCCGCGATGCTAACGTGAATTGGTCAGGAAGGTAACGAACAAAACTTCCCTGGGCTCTGACCTAGGGAAGTTTCTGAAGATGATCAGGCGAATGCCGCGTCAATTACTCGGCAGGCTTCTCTTCGGTTGACGAGGCATCTCCTTCGGCAGGAGCTGCGGCACCACCATTCGCCGGTGGCTCCAGGTCGGCATCCGACGTGACCTCAGCGGCTCCGCCAGCAGCAGGGGCCGAACCTTCTTCTTCGTCCGATGGAAGCGTCAGTGCGGGACCGCCAGCACCAGGAGTCGTGTCGCCTGGCAGGCCGGTTGCAGCCGGGGCAGCACTACCGCCGGAACCGGTCAGCTTGCTGGCTCCCTGATCTTGCAGGCCCATCGTGGCGAAGATGCACAGCAAGATCCAGAAGACCGCCATGACGACCGTAATCTTGGTGAACGTGTCGCCAGCTTTCGCACCAAAGGCACTCTGGCCACCAGCACCACCCAAGGCGCCAGTCAAACCGCCACCACGACCGCGCTGCACGAGCACGACCAGGATCAGGAAGACCGATGTCAACAAAAGCAGCGGGCCAAAAATGTACTGCAGGAACCCGAAAAGGATGGGACTGGTCATGACTGGTTACTTATGAAAACGTCCGTGTCTGGTTTCAAAAGTGGGATCGGCCACGAGTAGCAGATCCCGACGGGGGAATGGGGTAACGACTAAGCTTGCGCTCCGGCGATGATGCCGAGGAAGCTGTCTGCTTTGAGCGAGGCACCACCGACCAGGGCACCGTCAATGTTCGGTTGCGAAAGCAGTTCAGCGGCGTTGTCCGGCTTCACGCTTCCGCCGTACTGAATGCGAACCGACTCGCTGACGGCTTCGCCGTACTTGGCGGTCATCAGGGCACGAATGCCGGCGTGAACTTCTTCGGCTTGCTCAGGCGTAGCGACCTTGCCGGTACCAATGGCCCAAACAGGTTCGTAAGCGATGACGACCGAATCCATTTGCTCGGCGGTAACGCCAGCCAGGCTACCGTACATTTGCTCGGCGACCACGTCGGCGGTCTTGCCCGATTCACGTTCTTCCAGCAGTTCACCAACGCAGACGATCGGCGTCAGGCCAGCAGCCAGAACAGCATGCACCTTCTTGCAGACGTCGGCATTCGATTCGCCGAAAATGTGACGGCGTTCGCTGTGGCCGAGGATCACGTATTGGCAACCGATGTCCTTGGCCATGGCAGCCGAGATTTCACCGGTGAAAGCCCCGGAGGCTTCGTGGTAGCAGTTCTGAGCACCGACACCCACTTTGCCGCCTGCGGCAGTGGCGACGGCATCGAGATAAACGCTAGGAGCACAAACGGCAACTTCAACTGCGTCGCCAGCCGTGTTGCCTTCAGCAACGCCTTTCACCAAAGCGACCCCGTCGGCCTTGGTGGTGTTCATTTTCCAGTTACCTGCAATGAAAGGACGTCTCACCCGTCGTTCTCCCTTCGGACCGCCTTGGCCGATGAAATAGCAATGACTCAGAACGCTCTAAGTCGTGTTGTCGGTTCACAATGAAACCCAACAATATAGCAGAGTGCTTGCATGGTCGTCGAGGTCACCTACGCCCCAGTTAGCGGAGAAAATCGCGATCCCCAAAGCACGGTTTGCAGGGGCTCGATCCACCGGAAAACAGGCAAAATCGCCGAGGGATTGAGTTCTTTTCCCGCCGCGTGGTGGGCTTAGTTGACCGGTTCGGTCTTCTGGTACGAGCCCAGCACTTCCAGTCGCAGGGTTTTCTTTTCGAGGGCGCTCACCGTCCGGCGGAGTTTCAGCTCGCTGCAGTGC includes:
- a CDS encoding alpha/beta hydrolase → MMKLPPDTFFLEILPMRFAVAAAVCLLITPLVSADEASFGDKQIRQYFQAETTRVTNAPLQEIDSLEAWEAKKDEYREKLKEMLGLEPWPEKTDLKATTTGTIERDGIIVEKIHFQSRPGLYVTGNLYRPAKVEGKLPAVLYVCGHGRVKKDGISYGNKAHYQHHGAWFARHGFVCLTIDSLELGEIEGKHKGLYNDAHQWWTNRGYTPAGVEAWNCVRSIDLLQSRDDVDPEKIGVTGRSGGGAYSWYIAAIDDRIKVAVPVAGITDLEDHVVNGVVAGHCDCMYWVNTYGFDYTLLPALIAPRPLMIANTDYDPIFPLEGVERTHLAARKIYQLYGKAPNLALTILPGGHADTQPLRIPAFYWLRKHLQGDTPAITDVAVPKFEVEELKVFDTLPEDEINTKIEETFVAAAEPAKVPESPGEWNEMFGEWKKLLATKSFAGWPQESQAAEISTQKELQKDGWTVIQHELSTEPDVTLPLLEFVSPKPGKALSGRLIVADDAKWQEFMNYLEGDGKSPLEDPGPGQHFYVLAPRGIGPTQWTQETKPEIQTRRRYLLLGQSIDAMRVWDIRRAAQAIVESTTLDNVTVKAEGNLAALAIYAAIFEPAIGNLHLRNPPLDHREGPYFMNVRRFMNLPEAMAMAFNTPDVPRSVSLVSETPELLEYANKVKLMIVSSAAKQ
- a CDS encoding platelet-activating factor acetylhydrolase IB subunit; translated protein: MRCFACLMLSLVLAVPAFAEDTATKEPIEALKPVPRGDWWVKRHEEKLKAIEDAEKIDVVFIGDSITHGWEGSGKKIWDDNFSAWSPLNLGYGGDRTEHVLWRFEHGELDGYKPKVAVIMIGTNNTGHRKEKSEDTAAGVNAIVEKLHEKHPETKVLLLAIFPRGAKTEDQLRKLNDGANAIIEKSMQDKDYVTFLNINDVFLTEDGTLPKEIMPDLLHPKEKGYQLWADAVAPKIKELLGE
- a CDS encoding DUF6800 family protein, whose product is MPVINERHQELKRRRHRKKVYAKFKAKIAQNPSNDEKRKMAHKLRKLTPAAEELIQRWGLEA
- a CDS encoding flavoprotein, with protein sequence MSQRKVIIGVTGGIAAYKTAALVSQLVKADVDVTVVMTHASYHFVGAATLTALSGKRVHTELFDDAMPLGAHIELARRADLLCIVPASADFMAKAAGGLADDLLSTLYLAFTGDVMMCPAMNKEMWAHPAVQRNAKQLIEDGVQMIGPDSGWQSCRVEGTGRMTEPEEIFQAIEKHLSAS
- a CDS encoding DNA-directed RNA polymerase subunit omega gives rise to the protein MLEELKEEFIIKKVGGRFKLSTLIQKRLVALNAGSRPLVEINSDNKMEIVLEEIKQDKIFLDTTNELRTAADGDVMIKSFDAMMSDEL
- the gmk gene encoding guanylate kinase; its protein translation is MTASTPGNLVILSGPSGVGKSTVVRKLLALGEPPIELSISATTREPRAGEQNGIDYHFLPKEDFQRRIEGDEFLEYVEVFRKGHLYGTLRSEVEARLNQGISVLLEIDVEGAAKVAEKYPAAVTIFLSPESAEELERRLRDRGTETEEAIQRRLETAKKEMEASKWYRHHVVNKLGAADQTAAQLADIIRQEKEERCSKN
- a CDS encoding YicC/YloC family endoribonuclease; this translates as MLLSMTGYGDAHLHAEGVSVSVEVRSVNNRYFKLAVRGNELFSGLESQIEGVTRKFINRGTITINLRIKQDVTADKYRIDTAVLESYMQQIRQLGEKVGLSETPHIDSVLQLPGVVQENTDTDDEQFNAWPVIEKTLKAALEKFDTMRRAEGENTTKDLRENLATIASHLETIEAKSPLVVDGYRDRMTERVNKVLEEFDVTVDPATLLREVAIFTDRVNISEEIVRLKSHLGQFEKFLTQEESAGRKLDFLTQEIFRETNTIGSKANDAEIARGVVEMKTAIEKIREQIQNIE
- the secG gene encoding preprotein translocase subunit SecG, with protein sequence MTSPILFGFLQYIFGPLLLLTSVFLILVVLVQRGRGGGLTGALGGAGGQSAFGAKAGDTFTKITVVMAVFWILLCIFATMGLQDQGASKLTGSGGSAAPAATGLPGDTTPGAGGPALTLPSDEEEGSAPAAGGAAEVTSDADLEPPANGGAAAPAEGDASSTEEKPAE
- the tpiA gene encoding triose-phosphate isomerase — encoded protein: MRRPFIAGNWKMNTTKADGVALVKGVAEGNTAGDAVEVAVCAPSVYLDAVATAAGGKVGVGAQNCYHEASGAFTGEISAAMAKDIGCQYVILGHSERRHIFGESNADVCKKVHAVLAAGLTPIVCVGELLEERESGKTADVVAEQMYGSLAGVTAEQMDSVVIAYEPVWAIGTGKVATPEQAEEVHAGIRALMTAKYGEAVSESVRIQYGGSVKPDNAAELLSQPNIDGALVGGASLKADSFLGIIAGAQA